A single genomic interval of Bradyrhizobium japonicum USDA 6 harbors:
- the treZ gene encoding malto-oligosyltrehalose trehalohydrolase produces MRPSFGARPTKDGASFRLWAPGARRVDLLLDRRHAMQRRQDGWYVAEIAGLPVGSPYQFRIDDEIDVPDPASAFQPDDVFGPSEVVDHDAFTWRARDWRGRPWEETVLIETHVGTFTPEGTYSAMIDKLDHLVATGITALELMPLADFAGRRGWGYDGVLWYAPDSAYGRPEDLKTLIDEAHLRGLMVFLDVVYNHFGPEGNYLGRYAPAFFTDAHTPWGSAIDYRVPQIRAFAVENALSWLTGYRFDGLRLDAANHIMAIPGEQSMLQDLSVAAGELAKATGRHIHLVLENGDNRASLLDAAQDPPNGKYRGQWNDDYHHVWHVMLTGELAGYYADYQTPRMDLARALASGFVYQGEISEFWGKKPRGEASGELPPATFVNFLQNHDQIGNRPLGERLESLASPRQIEAALAVTLLAPMVPMLFQGEEWGSTVPFPFFCDFQGGLAEAVRKGRKQEYAWAYEKYGDEVPDPLDPETLQSAVLDWTGHTPEQDARLALVRELLALRHKEIAPRLKGARFGDAATADSGLLSAHWHMGDGTTLRLTANLSDKDIARPSDATGTPIWGSVSGNRLPPWSVIWHLGG; encoded by the coding sequence ATGAGACCATCCTTCGGGGCGAGGCCGACCAAGGACGGCGCGTCGTTCCGGCTGTGGGCGCCCGGCGCTCGCCGAGTCGATCTCCTGCTCGACCGGCGGCACGCGATGCAGCGCCGGCAGGATGGCTGGTATGTCGCCGAGATTGCCGGCCTGCCCGTCGGCAGTCCCTACCAGTTCAGGATCGACGACGAGATCGACGTGCCCGATCCCGCATCCGCCTTCCAGCCGGACGACGTTTTTGGCCCGAGCGAAGTCGTCGACCATGATGCCTTCACGTGGCGCGCGCGCGACTGGCGCGGACGTCCCTGGGAAGAGACGGTGTTGATCGAGACCCATGTCGGCACCTTCACGCCCGAGGGCACCTACAGCGCCATGATCGACAAGCTCGATCATCTCGTTGCGACCGGGATCACCGCGCTGGAATTGATGCCGCTGGCCGATTTCGCCGGCCGCCGCGGCTGGGGCTATGACGGCGTGCTGTGGTACGCGCCCGACAGCGCCTACGGCCGGCCCGAGGACCTGAAGACACTGATCGACGAGGCGCATCTGCGCGGACTGATGGTGTTCCTCGACGTCGTCTACAATCATTTCGGCCCCGAGGGGAATTATCTCGGCCGCTATGCGCCGGCTTTCTTCACCGATGCGCATACGCCCTGGGGCAGCGCGATCGATTATCGCGTGCCGCAGATCCGGGCCTTCGCGGTCGAGAACGCGCTGTCCTGGCTCACCGGCTACCGCTTCGACGGCCTGAGACTGGATGCCGCCAATCACATCATGGCGATCCCGGGCGAGCAGTCGATGTTGCAGGACCTCAGCGTCGCCGCCGGCGAGCTCGCCAAGGCCACCGGACGGCACATCCATCTCGTGCTTGAGAACGGCGACAACCGCGCCAGCCTGCTCGATGCCGCGCAGGATCCGCCCAACGGCAAATATCGCGGGCAGTGGAACGACGACTATCACCACGTCTGGCACGTGATGCTGACCGGCGAGCTCGCGGGCTATTACGCCGACTACCAGACGCCGCGCATGGATCTCGCGCGCGCGCTCGCCTCGGGCTTCGTCTACCAGGGCGAGATCTCGGAGTTCTGGGGCAAGAAGCCGCGCGGCGAGGCGAGCGGCGAGCTGCCGCCGGCGACCTTCGTCAACTTCCTGCAAAACCACGACCAGATCGGCAATCGCCCATTGGGAGAGCGGCTCGAGAGCCTGGCATCGCCGCGGCAGATCGAAGCCGCGCTCGCGGTGACCCTGCTCGCGCCGATGGTGCCGATGCTGTTTCAGGGTGAGGAATGGGGCTCCACGGTACCCTTCCCGTTCTTCTGCGATTTCCAGGGCGGCCTTGCCGAGGCTGTGCGCAAGGGTCGCAAGCAGGAATATGCCTGGGCCTACGAGAAATACGGCGACGAGGTCCCCGACCCGCTCGATCCCGAAACGCTGCAATCGGCCGTGCTGGATTGGACCGGCCACACGCCGGAGCAGGATGCGCGGCTGGCGCTGGTGCGGGAGCTGCTCGCGCTCCGTCACAAGGAGATCGCACCGCGGCTGAAGGGTGCGAGGTTCGGCGATGCCGCGACGGCCGATAGCGGCCTGCTCTCCGCGCATTGGCACATGGGCGATGGCACGACGTTGCGCCTGACCGCCAATCTCTCGGACAAGGACATCGCACGTCCCAGCGACGCGACAGGCACGCCGATCTGGGGCTCTGTCAGCGGCAATCGGCTCCCACCCTGGTCGGTGATCTGGCATCTCGGAGGTTAG
- the glgX gene encoding glycogen debranching protein GlgX, giving the protein MRLTAGSPARLGASWDGRGTNFALFSANAQKVELCLFDTQGRRELERVELPERTEDVWHGYLNDISPGQLYGYRVHGPYEPEHGHRFNANKLLLDPYAKRLAGRLVWSDAHFAYRTGSPREDLSFDRRDNARGMPKAVVVDETFNWGRREIRPNIPWEDTVIYEAHVKGLTQKRDDVPPNLRGTYGGLSSPAMIEHLKTLGVTTVELLPIHSFIDDRILVEKKLANYWGYNTLSFFAPEPRYAQDNALDSFRTTVARLHDAGIEVMLDVVYNHTAEGNHLGPTLCYRGIDNASYYWLNRENPRYYDDFTGCGSSVNLTHPRVLQMVMDSLRYWVEVCHVDGFRFDLATTLARGPNGYDRGSSFLTAIRQDPVLAAVKLVAEPWDLGLGGYQVGAFPSQWSEWNDRYRSAMRRYWSGEGSLIGDISSRMTASSDLFNHDGRRPRASINHITVHDGFTLADLFSYNEKHNEANGEDNRDGSSDNHSNNCGVEGPTDDPEILGLRRQLRKNVLACLMLAQGVPLILAGDEVGNSQSGNNNAYCQDNEVGWVGWDNLGKDGDDMVDFVAGLAEIRRRFSQLRSHRWLDGRPKDGASYGALWLTPAGDEMTESDWKFPEGRFLSYVMGPMEPGSAAIFIVLNAAPEEIAFKLPKMAEYKSWQQILNTTDARPNSVDLQPGSDSKAPPRSVLAFAGAL; this is encoded by the coding sequence ATGCGCCTGACTGCCGGATCGCCCGCACGCCTCGGCGCAAGCTGGGACGGACGCGGCACCAATTTCGCGCTGTTCTCCGCCAATGCGCAGAAGGTCGAGCTGTGTCTGTTCGACACGCAAGGAAGGCGCGAGCTCGAGCGTGTCGAGCTGCCCGAGCGGACCGAGGATGTCTGGCACGGCTATCTCAACGACATCTCGCCGGGCCAGCTCTACGGCTATCGCGTGCACGGCCCCTACGAGCCCGAGCACGGCCACCGCTTCAACGCCAACAAGCTGCTGCTCGACCCCTACGCCAAACGGCTCGCCGGGCGGCTGGTCTGGAGCGATGCCCATTTCGCCTATCGCACCGGCTCACCGCGCGAGGACCTCTCCTTCGACCGGCGCGACAACGCGCGCGGCATGCCCAAGGCGGTCGTCGTCGACGAGACCTTCAACTGGGGCCGTCGCGAGATCCGGCCCAACATCCCCTGGGAGGACACCGTCATCTACGAGGCCCACGTCAAGGGCCTGACGCAGAAGCGCGACGACGTGCCGCCGAATTTGCGCGGCACCTATGGCGGCCTGTCGTCGCCGGCGATGATCGAGCATCTGAAAACGCTCGGCGTCACCACCGTCGAGCTGCTTCCGATCCACAGCTTCATCGACGACCGTATTCTGGTCGAGAAGAAGCTCGCCAACTACTGGGGCTACAACACGCTGTCCTTCTTCGCGCCCGAGCCGCGCTATGCCCAGGACAATGCGCTCGATTCCTTCCGCACCACGGTCGCGCGCCTGCACGATGCCGGCATCGAGGTGATGCTCGACGTCGTCTACAACCACACGGCCGAAGGCAATCACCTCGGTCCGACCCTGTGCTACCGCGGCATCGACAATGCCTCCTATTACTGGCTGAATCGCGAGAACCCGCGCTATTACGACGACTTCACCGGCTGCGGCTCGTCGGTGAACCTCACCCATCCGCGCGTGCTCCAGATGGTGATGGATTCGCTGCGCTACTGGGTCGAGGTCTGCCATGTCGACGGCTTCCGCTTCGACCTCGCCACCACGCTCGCGCGCGGACCGAACGGCTATGATCGCGGCAGCTCGTTCCTGACGGCGATCCGGCAGGACCCGGTGCTGGCGGCGGTGAAGCTCGTCGCCGAACCCTGGGATCTCGGGCTCGGCGGCTACCAGGTCGGCGCATTCCCTTCCCAATGGTCGGAGTGGAACGATCGGTATCGCAGCGCCATGCGTCGCTACTGGAGCGGCGAAGGCAGCCTGATCGGCGATATCTCGAGCCGCATGACGGCCTCATCCGACCTGTTCAACCATGACGGACGGCGACCGCGCGCCAGCATCAACCACATCACGGTGCATGACGGCTTCACGCTCGCCGACCTCTTCAGCTACAACGAGAAGCACAACGAGGCCAATGGCGAGGACAATCGCGACGGCTCCAGCGACAACCACAGCAACAATTGCGGTGTCGAGGGTCCGACCGACGATCCCGAGATTCTCGGGCTGCGGCGGCAGCTTCGCAAGAACGTGCTGGCCTGCCTGATGCTGGCGCAGGGCGTTCCGCTGATCCTGGCCGGCGACGAGGTCGGCAATTCGCAGTCCGGCAACAACAACGCCTATTGCCAGGACAACGAGGTCGGCTGGGTCGGCTGGGACAATCTCGGCAAGGACGGCGACGACATGGTCGATTTCGTCGCCGGGCTCGCGGAGATCCGCCGCCGCTTCTCGCAGCTTCGCAGCCATCGCTGGCTCGACGGCCGGCCCAAGGACGGCGCTTCCTACGGCGCGCTGTGGCTGACGCCCGCCGGCGACGAGATGACGGAGAGCGACTGGAAATTCCCGGAAGGGCGGTTCCTCTCCTATGTGATGGGGCCGATGGAACCGGGGAGCGCCGCGATCTTTATCGTACTGAACGCCGCCCCCGAAGAGATCGCATTCAAATTGCCCAAAATGGCCGAGTACAAAAGCTGGCAGCAGATCCTGAATACCACCGATGCCAGGCCGAACAGTGTTGATTTACAGCCCGGAAGCGACAGCAAGGCGCCGCCGCGCTCCGTGCTCGCCTTCGCGGGGGCGCTATGA
- the glgB gene encoding 1,4-alpha-glucan branching protein GlgB yields the protein MPKLPAEAYAIIEGRHSDPFHYLGLHPEGGKSVVRAFLPEATNVEAVGEHGEVAKLDRVHDSGLFIGALPNGSKRYQLRARFGDNIVEFEDAYRFPPILTDFDLYLLGEGTHQRLYDKLGAHPMRLEGIDGIGFVVLAPNARRVSVVGDFNFWDARRHPMRVRGAGYWELFIPHAKGGDHYKFDIIGPHGHQLPLKSDPMAFASEVRPKTASIVFDEAHLARPRPAPDGINALSAPMSIYEVHLGSWRRKNGDEWLTYRELAEQLPAYARDMGFTHLEFLPVSEHPFDGSWGYQPTGLYAPTSRFGGPEDFAALVDACHREGVGVLLDWVPGHFPDDPHGLGSFDGTSLYEHANPLQGRHLDWGTLIYNYGRTEVTNFLVSNALFWLERYAIDGLRVDAVASMLYLDYSRPPGAWIPNQYGGRENIEAIAFLRRFNTELFARFPQATTAAEESTAWPQVSRPVEFGGLGFGYKWNMGWMHDTLNYISKDPIHRKHHHGEILFGLHYAFSENFILPLSHDEVVHGKRSILGRMPGDEWQRFANLRAYYSFMFGHPGKKLLFMGAEIAQSREWNHDQSLDWHLLEYKYHSGIQALIRDLNRLYRAVPALHQMDCEQGGFEWLITDDANRNVFAWLRKGFDEHARCLVIINFSPNVYRNYRVPVPLAGKWKEVFNSDSAHYGGTNVGNIGEVHAAGGKVPELRLTVPPLAAIFLVPES from the coding sequence ATGCCTAAACTGCCAGCCGAGGCCTACGCGATCATCGAGGGCCGCCACTCCGACCCCTTCCATTATCTCGGGTTGCATCCCGAGGGCGGCAAGAGCGTGGTGCGCGCGTTCCTCCCCGAGGCCACCAATGTCGAGGCGGTGGGCGAACATGGCGAGGTGGCGAAGCTCGATCGCGTCCACGATTCGGGCCTGTTCATCGGCGCCCTGCCGAACGGCTCGAAGCGCTACCAGCTCCGCGCCAGGTTCGGCGACAACATCGTCGAGTTCGAGGACGCCTATCGCTTCCCGCCGATCCTGACCGACTTCGATCTCTATCTGCTCGGCGAAGGCACCCATCAGCGCCTCTACGACAAGCTCGGCGCGCATCCGATGCGGCTCGAAGGCATCGACGGAATCGGCTTCGTTGTGCTGGCGCCGAACGCGCGGCGGGTGTCCGTGGTCGGCGATTTCAATTTCTGGGACGCGCGGCGCCATCCGATGCGGGTCCGCGGTGCCGGTTATTGGGAGCTGTTCATCCCGCACGCCAAGGGCGGCGACCACTACAAGTTCGATATCATCGGTCCGCACGGCCATCAGTTGCCGCTGAAGTCCGATCCCATGGCCTTTGCGAGCGAGGTGCGGCCGAAGACGGCTTCCATCGTGTTCGACGAGGCACATCTCGCACGCCCGCGCCCGGCACCGGATGGCATCAACGCGCTCTCGGCGCCGATGTCGATCTACGAGGTCCATCTCGGCTCCTGGCGGCGCAAGAACGGCGACGAATGGCTCACCTATCGCGAACTGGCCGAGCAGCTGCCGGCCTATGCCCGCGACATGGGCTTTACCCATCTCGAATTCCTGCCCGTCAGCGAGCATCCGTTCGACGGCTCCTGGGGCTATCAGCCGACCGGCCTCTATGCGCCGACCAGTCGCTTCGGCGGGCCTGAGGATTTTGCCGCGCTGGTCGATGCCTGCCATCGCGAGGGCGTCGGCGTGCTGCTCGACTGGGTGCCCGGCCATTTCCCCGACGATCCGCACGGGCTCGGCAGCTTCGACGGCACCTCGCTCTACGAGCATGCCAATCCGCTCCAGGGCCGCCACCTCGACTGGGGCACGCTGATCTACAATTACGGCCGCACCGAAGTGACGAACTTCCTGGTGTCGAACGCACTGTTCTGGCTCGAGCGTTACGCGATCGACGGCCTGCGCGTCGATGCGGTCGCCTCCATGCTCTATCTCGACTACAGCCGCCCGCCGGGCGCCTGGATTCCGAACCAGTATGGCGGCCGCGAGAACATCGAGGCGATCGCGTTCCTGCGCCGCTTCAACACCGAATTGTTCGCGCGCTTCCCGCAGGCAACCACGGCGGCCGAGGAATCCACCGCGTGGCCGCAGGTCTCGCGCCCGGTCGAATTCGGCGGGCTCGGCTTCGGCTACAAGTGGAACATGGGCTGGATGCACGACACGCTGAACTACATCAGCAAGGATCCGATTCACCGCAAGCATCATCACGGCGAGATCCTGTTCGGCCTGCATTACGCTTTCTCGGAGAACTTCATCCTGCCGCTGTCGCATGACGAGGTCGTGCACGGCAAACGTTCGATCCTCGGCCGCATGCCCGGCGACGAATGGCAGCGCTTTGCGAATTTGCGCGCCTATTACAGCTTCATGTTCGGCCATCCCGGAAAGAAGCTGCTGTTCATGGGCGCGGAGATCGCGCAAAGCCGCGAATGGAATCACGACCAGTCGCTCGACTGGCACCTGCTCGAATACAAGTACCATTCCGGCATCCAGGCGCTGATCCGCGACCTCAACCGGCTCTATCGCGCGGTGCCGGCGCTGCACCAGATGGATTGCGAACAGGGCGGATTCGAATGGCTGATCACGGATGACGCCAACCGCAACGTGTTCGCCTGGCTGCGCAAGGGATTCGACGAGCACGCACGGTGTCTCGTGATCATCAACTTCTCACCCAACGTCTATCGCAACTATCGCGTCCCCGTGCCCCTCGCCGGCAAGTGGAAAGAGGTGTTCAATTCGGACTCCGCCCATTACGGCGGCACCAATGTCGGAAACATCGGCGAGGTTCATGCCGCTGGCGGCAAGGTGCCCGAGCTTCGCCTCACCGTTCCGCCGCTCGCCGCGATCTTCCTCGTTCCGGAAAGCTGA